One stretch of Amycolatopsis sp. 195334CR DNA includes these proteins:
- a CDS encoding DEDD exonuclease domain-containing protein, whose product MTASPAGQLAFDELGTPLRDTTFVVFDLETTGTKPGPDGITEIGAVKVRGGEVLGEFATLVDPGMPIPPQVVSITGITQAMVYDAPRIDRVLPAFLEFISGAVLVAHNAAFDVGFLRAACQGHGYPVPKPAVVCTVRLARRVITRQETPSHRLSALAALFNSGTVPNHRALQDARATVDVLHGLLERVGSVGVQSLEELLDYLPEVTPQQRRKRGMAAHLPTTPGVYLFRGPGDEVLYVGTAANLRRRVRQYFTGSESRGRIREMVALATGVEGIECAHALEAEIRELRLIAAHRPAYNRRSKNPHNSWWVTLTEEAFPRLSVIRLPRDGALGPFRSQADAKLAADTLSGAAGLRTCTQRISAVAPSGKPCVLAELGRCGAPCAGQQSTGEYEPAVIAVADLFAGRDAAPLRSAARQLELLSEAQHFEQAARRRDELALLVRSVDRAHRLASLATIPELVAANPDGDGGWEFAVIRYGRLASAGVARRGVRPMPVVEVLVASAETVLPGPGPLHGAPREEVGILLRWLCRPGVRLVRTSRPWAEPARGAGAWRPWLDLVGTATALEHTN is encoded by the coding sequence ATGACCGCGTCCCCGGCTGGCCAGCTCGCCTTCGACGAACTCGGCACCCCGCTGCGGGACACCACCTTCGTGGTGTTCGACCTGGAGACCACCGGTACCAAGCCGGGACCGGACGGGATCACCGAGATCGGCGCGGTGAAGGTGCGCGGCGGTGAGGTGCTCGGGGAGTTCGCCACCCTGGTCGATCCCGGCATGCCGATCCCGCCGCAGGTCGTCTCGATCACCGGCATCACCCAGGCGATGGTCTACGACGCCCCGCGGATCGACCGGGTGCTCCCGGCCTTCCTGGAGTTCATCTCGGGCGCGGTGCTGGTGGCGCACAACGCCGCGTTCGACGTCGGCTTCCTGCGCGCGGCCTGCCAGGGCCACGGGTACCCGGTGCCGAAACCGGCGGTGGTCTGCACGGTCCGGCTGGCGCGCCGGGTGATCACCCGGCAGGAGACGCCCAGCCACCGGCTCTCCGCGCTGGCCGCGCTGTTCAACTCCGGCACGGTGCCGAACCACCGCGCGCTGCAGGACGCGCGCGCCACCGTCGACGTGCTGCACGGCCTGCTCGAACGGGTCGGCTCGGTCGGTGTGCAGTCGCTCGAGGAGCTGCTGGACTACCTGCCGGAGGTCACCCCGCAGCAGCGGCGCAAACGCGGCATGGCCGCGCACCTGCCCACCACGCCGGGCGTCTACCTGTTCCGCGGGCCCGGGGACGAGGTGCTCTACGTGGGCACCGCGGCGAACCTGCGGCGCCGGGTGCGGCAGTACTTCACCGGTTCGGAGAGCCGTGGCCGCATCCGCGAGATGGTCGCGCTGGCCACCGGGGTGGAGGGCATCGAGTGCGCGCACGCGCTGGAGGCCGAGATCCGGGAGCTGCGGTTGATCGCCGCGCACCGGCCCGCCTACAACCGGCGGTCGAAGAACCCGCACAACTCGTGGTGGGTCACGCTGACCGAGGAGGCCTTCCCCCGGCTCTCGGTGATCCGGCTGCCGAGGGACGGCGCGCTCGGCCCGTTCCGCAGCCAGGCCGACGCGAAACTGGCCGCCGACACGCTGTCCGGGGCCGCCGGGCTGCGCACCTGCACCCAGCGCATCTCGGCGGTGGCGCCCAGCGGGAAGCCGTGCGTGCTGGCGGAGCTGGGGCGGTGCGGGGCGCCGTGTGCGGGGCAGCAGAGCACCGGCGAGTACGAGCCGGCGGTGATCGCGGTCGCGGACCTGTTCGCCGGGCGGGACGCCGCTCCCCTGCGCTCGGCGGCGCGGCAGTTGGAGCTGCTCTCCGAAGCGCAGCACTTCGAGCAGGCCGCCCGGCGGCGGGACGAGCTGGCGCTGCTGGTGCGGTCGGTGGACCGCGCGCACCGGCTGGCCTCGCTGGCCACCATTCCCGAGTTGGTCGCCGCGAACCCGGACGGGGACGGCGGCTGGGAGTTCGCGGTGATCCGGTACGGGCGCCTCGCCTCCGCCGGGGTGGCGCGGCGCGGGGTGCGGCCGATGCCGGTGGTCGAGGTGCTGGTGGCGTCGGCGGAGACGGTGCTGCCGGGCCCGGGGCCGCTGCACGGGGCACCGCGGGAGGAGGTCGGCATCCTGCTGCGGTGGCTGTGCCGCCCGGGGGTGCGGCTGGTGCGCACGAGCCGCCCGTGGGCCGAGCCGGCGCGCGGGGCCGGGGCGTGGCGCCCGTGGCTGGACCTGGTGGGCACGGCCACGGCGCTGGAGCACACCAATTGA
- a CDS encoding Lrp/AsnC family transcriptional regulator: protein MITAIVLIHAAADSIPETAQAIADIDGVQEVYSCAGEVDLVAIVRVSAHEDLADLIPAKIGKIPGVHNTDTHIAFRSYSRADTESAFSIGVD from the coding sequence GTGATCACCGCGATCGTGCTGATTCACGCCGCAGCGGACAGCATCCCCGAAACCGCGCAGGCGATCGCGGACATCGACGGGGTGCAGGAGGTCTACTCGTGCGCCGGCGAGGTGGACCTGGTGGCGATCGTCCGGGTCAGCGCGCACGAGGACCTGGCCGACCTGATCCCGGCGAAGATCGGGAAGATCCCGGGCGTGCACAACACCGACACGCACATCGCCTTCCGCTCGTACTCCCGCGCGGACACCGAATCCGCCTTCTCCATCGGCGTGGATTGA
- a CDS encoding cytochrome bc complex cytochrome b subunit has translation MSSLTTPTKGTNPAEKAAAAGATWADDRYHLAKGMRHQLNKVFPTHWSFLLGEIALYSFIILIISGVYLTLFFDPSMQEVIYDGAYKNLQGVEMSKAFASTLDITFEVRGGLFVRQLHHWAALIFVAAMFVHMMRIFFTGAFRRPREANWVIGALLLVLGMFEGFFGYSLPDDLLSGTGIRATLSGIVLSVPVMGTWVHWALFGGEFPGTEIIPRLYTLHILLIPGIMLALVGAHLALVWYQKHTQFPGPRRKETNVVGVRIMPVFALKGGAFFALVTGVIAAMSGIFQINAIWNIGPYNPSQVSAGSQPDWYMAWADGMLRIWPAWELYLGNYTIPPVFFVGALGMPILIGLLLAYPWIERKLSGDTAHHNLLQRPRDNPVRTSIGVMALTFFMVLMMSGFNDIIAFTFDISLNVTTWAGRIGILLAPPLAYYLTYRICVGLQRGDREVLEHGVETGIIKRLPHGEFIEIHQPLGPVDDHGHAVPLEYQGASVPKKMNKLGSAGRAVPGGWVIADPAEETAALDRARANGHGNGHGPGDVDSSAVGEGATKESKEITSGH, from the coding sequence ATGAGTTCACTGACCACCCCGACAAAGGGGACGAACCCGGCCGAGAAGGCCGCCGCGGCCGGTGCCACCTGGGCCGACGACCGGTACCACCTGGCCAAGGGCATGCGGCACCAGCTGAACAAGGTGTTCCCCACCCACTGGTCCTTCCTGCTCGGCGAGATCGCGCTGTACAGCTTCATCATCCTGATCATCTCCGGGGTGTACCTGACGCTGTTCTTCGATCCCTCCATGCAGGAGGTCATCTACGACGGCGCCTACAAGAACCTGCAGGGCGTCGAGATGTCCAAGGCGTTCGCGAGCACGCTGGACATCACCTTCGAGGTCCGGGGCGGGTTGTTCGTCCGCCAGCTGCACCACTGGGCCGCGCTGATCTTCGTCGCGGCGATGTTCGTGCACATGATGCGGATCTTCTTCACCGGTGCGTTCCGGCGCCCGCGTGAGGCGAACTGGGTGATCGGCGCGCTGCTGCTGGTCCTGGGCATGTTCGAGGGCTTCTTCGGCTACTCGCTGCCGGACGACCTGCTCTCCGGTACCGGTATCCGCGCCACCCTGTCCGGCATCGTGCTCTCGGTGCCGGTGATGGGCACCTGGGTCCACTGGGCGCTCTTCGGTGGCGAGTTCCCCGGGACGGAGATCATCCCGCGGCTGTACACGCTGCACATCCTGCTCATCCCGGGCATCATGCTGGCGCTGGTCGGCGCGCACCTGGCGCTGGTCTGGTACCAGAAGCACACGCAGTTCCCCGGGCCGAGGCGCAAGGAGACCAACGTCGTCGGCGTGCGCATCATGCCGGTGTTCGCGCTCAAGGGCGGGGCGTTCTTCGCGCTGGTCACCGGGGTCATCGCGGCCATGTCGGGCATCTTCCAGATCAACGCGATCTGGAACATCGGCCCGTACAACCCGTCGCAGGTGTCCGCCGGTTCGCAGCCGGACTGGTACATGGCCTGGGCGGACGGCATGCTCCGGATCTGGCCCGCCTGGGAGCTCTACCTCGGGAACTACACGATCCCGCCGGTGTTCTTCGTCGGTGCGCTGGGCATGCCGATCCTGATCGGGCTGCTGCTGGCGTACCCGTGGATCGAACGGAAGCTCTCCGGCGACACCGCGCACCACAACCTGCTGCAGCGGCCGCGGGACAACCCGGTCCGCACCAGCATCGGCGTGATGGCGCTGACCTTCTTCATGGTGCTGATGATGTCCGGGTTCAACGACATCATCGCGTTCACGTTCGACATCTCGCTGAACGTGACCACCTGGGCGGGCCGGATCGGCATCCTGCTGGCGCCGCCGCTGGCGTACTACCTCACCTACCGGATCTGCGTCGGCCTGCAGCGCGGCGACCGCGAGGTGCTGGAGCACGGGGTCGAGACGGGCATCATCAAGCGCCTGCCGCACGGTGAGTTCATCGAGATCCACCAGCCGCTGGGCCCGGTGGACGACCACGGGCACGCGGTGCCGCTGGAGTACCAGGGCGCGTCCGTGCCGAAGAAGATGAACAAGCTGGGCTCGGCCGGGCGCGCGGTGCCCGGTGGCTGGGTGATCGCGGACCCGGCGGAGGAGACCGCCGCCCTCGATCGCGCCCGCGCCAACGGCCACGGCAACGGGCACGGCCCGGGTGATGTCGACTCCTCCGCGGTGGGCGAAGGCGCCACCAAGGAGAGCAAGGAGATCACCAGCGGCCACTAG
- a CDS encoding ubiquinol-cytochrome c reductase iron-sulfur subunit yields MSSGEEPKPPTEAELADMDRDQLVKLGTNLDGVELVHYEDKWPVKGTKAEKRAERSVAIWFLISALSGLGFVVSLIWWPWQYESPDNESGHFWYSLYTPMLGVTLGLAVLALAVGVLLYTKKFIPDEIAVQERGDGGSKEVDKATIVAQLADAGNRSTIARRSAIKRSVGLGAGALGLATVALPLASFIRDPWKDTENRDSLWHTGWQPNYPGEVVYLRRHTAHLGHEPEEPSLVRPEDLEAGAMETVFPFRESERGNHELLAKALKRSDNPVMLIRLRPADAARVVKREGQEDFNFGDFYAYTKICSHVGCPTSLYEQRTNRILCPCHQSQFDALHYAKPVFGPATRALAQLPITVNEEGYFVARGDFIEAVGPGFWERKS; encoded by the coding sequence ATGAGTAGCGGCGAAGAGCCGAAGCCGCCGACCGAGGCGGAACTGGCGGACATGGACCGCGACCAGCTGGTGAAGCTGGGCACCAACCTGGACGGCGTCGAGCTGGTCCACTACGAGGACAAGTGGCCGGTCAAGGGCACCAAGGCGGAGAAGCGCGCCGAGCGCTCGGTGGCCATCTGGTTCCTGATCTCCGCGCTGTCCGGGCTCGGCTTCGTGGTGTCCCTGATCTGGTGGCCGTGGCAGTACGAGAGCCCGGACAACGAGAGCGGGCACTTCTGGTACTCGCTGTACACCCCGATGCTGGGCGTCACCCTCGGCCTCGCGGTGCTCGCGCTGGCCGTCGGCGTCCTGCTCTACACCAAGAAGTTCATCCCGGACGAGATCGCGGTGCAGGAGCGCGGGGACGGCGGGTCCAAGGAGGTCGACAAGGCGACGATCGTCGCCCAGCTGGCCGACGCGGGCAACCGCAGCACCATCGCGCGCCGCTCGGCGATCAAGCGCAGCGTCGGCCTCGGGGCCGGCGCGCTGGGCCTGGCCACCGTCGCGCTGCCGCTCGCGTCGTTCATCCGCGACCCGTGGAAGGACACCGAGAACCGCGACTCCCTGTGGCACACCGGCTGGCAGCCGAACTACCCGGGTGAGGTCGTCTACCTGCGCCGGCACACCGCGCACCTCGGCCACGAGCCGGAGGAGCCCTCGCTGGTGCGCCCGGAGGACCTCGAGGCGGGCGCGATGGAGACGGTGTTCCCGTTCCGCGAGTCCGAGCGCGGCAACCACGAGCTGCTGGCCAAGGCGCTGAAGCGGTCCGACAACCCGGTCATGCTGATCCGCCTGCGCCCGGCCGACGCCGCGCGCGTGGTCAAGCGCGAGGGCCAGGAGGACTTCAACTTCGGCGACTTCTACGCCTACACGAAGATCTGCAGCCACGTGGGTTGCCCCACGTCGCTGTACGAGCAGCGGACCAACCGGATCCTCTGCCCGTGTCACCAGTCGCAGTTCGACGCACTGCACTACGCGAAGCCGGTTTTCGGGCCGGCGACTCGCGCACTCGCCCAGTTGCCCATTACCGTGAACGAAGAGGGCTACTTCGTTGCGAGAGGTGACTTCATCGAGGCAGTCGGTCCTGGGTTTTGGGAGCGCAAGTCATGA
- a CDS encoding c-type cytochrome: MTTSKKPASATKPRRRRTKFQRRVAGLLALFVALLSAGGLYALFAPEPQTAQAQVDPALLRKGEEIYNNTCSTCHGANLEGVQDKGPALVGIGEAAVYFQTSSGRMPAVRQEAQAARKPPKLTPEEIDALGAYIQANGGGPQRPGEKGEALRGESPARGGELFRLNCASCHNFTGAGGALSEGKYAPPLAPATEEQLYTAMLTGPQNMPKFSDRQLTPEEKKDIIAYVKSVSDGNNNPGGNGLNGFGPASEGVIAWIVGIAALVGVTLWIGSRA, translated from the coding sequence ATGACCACCAGCAAGAAACCCGCCTCGGCGACGAAGCCACGGCGGCGCCGCACGAAGTTCCAGCGGCGGGTAGCCGGCCTTCTGGCGCTTTTCGTCGCGCTGCTGAGCGCGGGCGGGCTGTACGCCCTGTTCGCCCCCGAGCCCCAGACCGCGCAGGCGCAGGTCGACCCCGCGCTGCTGCGCAAGGGTGAGGAGATCTACAACAACACCTGCAGCACCTGCCACGGCGCGAACCTCGAAGGCGTGCAGGACAAGGGCCCGGCCCTGGTCGGCATCGGCGAGGCCGCGGTGTACTTCCAGACCTCCTCCGGCCGCATGCCCGCCGTGCGCCAGGAAGCCCAGGCCGCGCGCAAGCCGCCGAAGCTGACCCCCGAGGAGATCGACGCGCTGGGCGCCTACATCCAGGCGAACGGCGGCGGTCCGCAGCGGCCCGGCGAGAAGGGCGAAGCGCTGCGTGGGGAGAGCCCGGCCCGCGGTGGCGAGCTGTTCCGGCTGAACTGCGCCTCGTGCCACAACTTCACCGGTGCCGGTGGCGCCCTGTCGGAGGGCAAGTACGCCCCGCCGCTGGCCCCGGCCACCGAGGAGCAGCTGTACACCGCGATGCTCACCGGCCCGCAGAACATGCCGAAGTTCTCCGACCGGCAGCTCACGCCGGAGGAGAAGAAGGACATCATCGCGTACGTCAAGTCGGTGTCGGACGGCAACAACAACCCCGGCGGCAACGGCCTGAACGGGTTCGGGCCGGCGTCCGAAGGCGTCATCGCGTGGATTGTGGGGATCGCCGCGCTGGTCGGTGTGACCCTCTGGATTGGATCGAGGGCTTAG
- a CDS encoding heme-copper oxidase subunit III, with translation MRLVTTAPTISQRVHSLNRPNMVSVGTIVWLSSELMFFAGLFAMFFTVKAQNSSGHWPPILESTGEPIHLDVPYALPFTVILVASSFTCQLGVFAAEKGDVYGLRRWYLITLLMGAIFVGGQGYEYIQLINEGVTIPSGAFGTVFYLTTGFHGLHVIGGLIAFVYLLIRTRLSKFTPAQATSAIVVSYYWHFVDIVWIGLFAVIYIVP, from the coding sequence ATGCGACTCGTGACAACGGCTCCCACCATCAGCCAGCGCGTGCACTCGCTGAACCGGCCCAACATGGTCAGCGTCGGCACCATCGTCTGGCTGTCCAGCGAGCTCATGTTCTTCGCTGGGCTGTTCGCGATGTTCTTCACGGTCAAGGCACAGAACTCGAGCGGCCACTGGCCGCCGATCCTGGAGTCGACCGGCGAACCGATCCACCTCGATGTGCCGTACGCGCTGCCGTTCACGGTGATCCTGGTGGCGTCGTCGTTCACCTGTCAGCTCGGCGTGTTCGCCGCTGAGAAGGGTGACGTCTACGGCCTTCGCCGGTGGTACCTGATCACCCTGCTGATGGGGGCGATCTTCGTCGGCGGTCAGGGTTACGAGTACATCCAGCTGATCAACGAGGGCGTGACCATCCCGTCCGGTGCGTTCGGCACGGTCTTCTACCTGACCACCGGCTTCCACGGCCTGCACGTGATCGGCGGGCTCATCGCGTTCGTGTACCTGCTCATCCGCACCCGGCTGAGCAAGTTCACCCCGGCCCAGGCCACCTCGGCGATCGTGGTGTCGTACTACTGGCACTTCGTCGACATCGTGTGGATCGGCCTGTTCGCGGTGATCTACATCGTTCCCTGA
- the trpD gene encoding anthranilate phosphoribosyltransferase, with product MPEHSWPVLLNQLIDGADLSARDTAWAMDQVMSGSATDAQVAGFAVALRAKGETSAEISGFAEAMLAHARRVHVDVAAVDIVGTGGDRSGSVNISTMTSLVVAAAGAPVVKHGNRAASSKSGAADVLESLGVAIDLPPAGVERCVAELGIGFCFAPIFHPGFRHAGPTRQQLGVPTTFNLLGPLTNPAQPSSALIGCAYRDKTAVLAEVFARRGNSVLLVRGDDGLDEITTTTTTSAWVVSGGKVREESIDPAAWEIARSTAEDLRGGDAAFNAEVVRELVSGKPGAVRDAVLVNAAGALAAHTGFTGSLTEDIGAGLARAADAIDSGAAADLLTRWATLSTSLK from the coding sequence GTGCCCGAGCACAGCTGGCCGGTACTGCTCAACCAGCTCATCGACGGCGCGGACCTCTCCGCCAGGGACACCGCGTGGGCGATGGACCAGGTGATGTCCGGTTCGGCGACGGACGCGCAGGTGGCCGGGTTCGCGGTGGCGCTGCGGGCCAAGGGCGAGACCTCCGCGGAGATCTCCGGCTTCGCCGAGGCGATGCTGGCGCACGCCCGCCGGGTGCACGTGGACGTGGCCGCGGTGGACATCGTCGGCACCGGCGGTGACCGCTCCGGTTCGGTGAACATCTCCACGATGACCTCGCTGGTGGTGGCCGCGGCCGGGGCGCCGGTGGTCAAGCACGGCAACCGCGCGGCCTCGTCGAAGTCCGGCGCGGCCGACGTGCTGGAGTCGCTCGGCGTGGCCATCGACCTGCCGCCCGCCGGGGTGGAGCGCTGCGTGGCCGAGCTCGGCATCGGGTTCTGCTTCGCGCCGATCTTCCACCCGGGGTTCCGGCACGCCGGCCCGACGCGGCAGCAGCTGGGCGTGCCCACCACGTTCAACCTGCTCGGCCCGCTGACCAACCCGGCGCAGCCGTCGTCGGCGCTGATCGGCTGCGCGTACCGGGACAAGACCGCGGTGCTGGCCGAGGTGTTCGCCCGGCGCGGCAACTCGGTGCTGCTGGTCCGCGGTGACGATGGCCTCGATGAGATCACCACCACAACGACGACCTCCGCCTGGGTGGTCTCGGGCGGCAAGGTGCGCGAGGAGTCGATCGACCCGGCCGCGTGGGAGATCGCCCGCTCGACGGCTGAGGACCTCCGGGGCGGGGATGCCGCCTTCAACGCCGAGGTGGTGCGGGAGCTCGTCTCCGGCAAGCCTGGGGCGGTGCGGGACGCCGTCCTGGTCAACGCGGCGGGGGCGCTGGCCGCGCACACCGGGTTCACCGGCTCGCTCACCGAGGACATCGGCGCGGGACTGGCCAGGGCCGCCGACGCCATCGACTCGGGCGCCGCCGCCGACCTGCTCACCCGCTGGGCGACGCTCTCCACCTCGCTGAAGTAA
- a CDS encoding cytochrome c oxidase subunit 4, translating to MKVEARIFDIVTLFAFLVAVVYGVMTGTMSQYGVEPVGLVALILTGGLSLLAGSYLRFVARRIEPRPEDREDAEVSDGAGELGFFSPGSYWPVGLAASAATAGVAMAFFEIWLLITAIVMLLITIGGLVFEYHTGPNHD from the coding sequence ATGAAGGTCGAAGCCAGGATCTTCGACATCGTCACCCTCTTCGCCTTCCTGGTCGCCGTGGTCTACGGCGTGATGACCGGGACGATGAGCCAGTACGGCGTCGAGCCGGTCGGGCTGGTGGCGCTGATCCTCACCGGTGGCCTGTCGCTGCTGGCCGGCAGCTACCTCCGGTTCGTCGCCCGCCGCATCGAGCCGCGGCCGGAGGACCGGGAGGACGCCGAGGTCAGCGACGGTGCCGGTGAGCTGGGCTTCTTCAGCCCGGGCAGCTACTGGCCGGTCGGCCTGGCCGCCTCCGCGGCGACCGCGGGCGTGGCGATGGCGTTCTTCGAGATCTGGCTGCTGATCACCGCGATCGTGATGCTGCTGATCACCATCGGCGGCCTGGTGTTCGAGTACCACACCGGCCCGAACCACGACTGA
- the coxB gene encoding cytochrome c oxidase subunit II, with protein MGVAERTPAKRRSKVGKVTVLAALVAATATGCSGDEVLRFGWPEGVTPQAESMRNLWTWSVIAALVVGVIVWALIFWSVAFHRKKKAANGVEEELPRQFQYNVPLELFCVVVPVIMVCVLFFFTATTESKVLAKSDDPDVTVDVIAFQWNWEFKYPSESRDAEAQTISTVGSSAEIPILVLPTDRTIRYNLLSTDVIHSFWVPEFHFKRDVMPHPDKNNQDSSFENTIDREGAFVGRCAELCGTYHSVMNFEVRALSPDKYDRFIQLRTQVNPATGKPNTTAEALSALNCGELCAPQATTTQPFNTDRTARTATG; from the coding sequence GTGGGCGTTGCAGAGCGCACCCCGGCCAAGAGGCGGTCGAAGGTCGGCAAGGTGACCGTGTTGGCCGCGCTCGTCGCCGCCACGGCGACCGGGTGCTCCGGGGATGAGGTCCTGCGCTTCGGCTGGCCGGAGGGGGTCACCCCCCAGGCCGAGAGCATGCGCAACCTGTGGACCTGGTCGGTGATCGCCGCACTGGTGGTCGGCGTCATCGTGTGGGCGCTGATCTTCTGGTCGGTCGCCTTCCACCGCAAGAAGAAGGCCGCGAACGGGGTGGAGGAGGAGCTGCCGAGGCAGTTCCAGTACAACGTCCCGCTGGAGCTCTTCTGCGTGGTCGTGCCGGTGATCATGGTCTGCGTGCTGTTCTTCTTCACCGCGACCACCGAGTCGAAGGTGCTGGCCAAGTCCGACGACCCGGACGTCACCGTGGACGTGATCGCCTTCCAGTGGAACTGGGAGTTCAAGTACCCGAGCGAGTCGCGGGACGCCGAGGCGCAGACGATCAGCACGGTCGGCAGTTCGGCCGAGATCCCGATCCTGGTGCTGCCGACGGACCGCACGATCCGGTACAACCTGCTCTCCACCGACGTGATCCACTCGTTCTGGGTGCCGGAGTTCCACTTCAAGCGCGACGTGATGCCGCACCCGGACAAGAACAACCAGGACTCCTCGTTCGAGAACACCATCGATCGCGAGGGTGCCTTCGTCGGCCGCTGCGCCGAGCTGTGCGGCACCTACCACTCGGTGATGAACTTCGAGGTGCGGGCGCTCTCGCCGGACAAGTACGACCGGTTCATCCAGCTGCGCACGCAGGTCAACCCGGCCACCGGCAAGCCGAACACCACGGCCGAGGCGCTGTCCGCGCTGAACTGTGGTGAGCTGTGCGCGCCGCAGGCGACCACCACGCAGCCGTTCAACACCGACCGCACCGCCCGGACCGCGACCGGCTGA
- the asnB gene encoding asparagine synthase (glutamine-hydrolyzing), whose protein sequence is MCGLLGLVCATEEDAAKARDAVGAALRCQRHRGPDETDTWADAEVVYGFNRLAFIDLEHSHQPLTWGPPESPGRYTMNFNGEIYNYLELRETLATEHGAKFNTEGDGEAIVAAYHFLGPDAVKKLRGMFAFMIWDSQEKLVYGARDPFGIKPLFYSEGPGGVAFSSEKKSLLELSDTLGVKQQLDQIALQHYLTLQYVPEPESLHQGVRRIESGTSFTVSPGGQVKTERYFFPEFTAKPVSGPKGSEELYERISQVMQDSVAKHMIADPDVTVGAFLSGGIDSTATAALAKRHNPNLIAFTTGFEREGYSEVDVAAESAEAIGVKHVIRTVSSDEMMEALPLIVWYLDDPVADPALVPLWFIAREARKYVKAVLSGEGSDELFGGYTIYREPLSLARFEKMPGAVKSLLGKVSTKIPEGTRGKDLLRRGSLSLEERYYGNARIFREDQLRGVLRNFTDGVGHQDVTEPWYRISRDWDPVARMQHVDLFTWLRGDILVKADKVTMANSLELRVPFLDAEVFKVAASIPLEEKITRETTKHALRRALDGIVPAHVLNRRKLGFPVPIRHWLRTDMYDWARGIVSDSKTEELFDKAAVLRMLEEHKAGTLDHSRRIWALVVFMIWHGIFVENRIKPEIPEPVYPVKL, encoded by the coding sequence GTGTGCGGCCTGCTCGGACTGGTGTGCGCCACTGAAGAAGACGCGGCGAAGGCACGGGACGCGGTGGGCGCGGCCCTGCGCTGCCAGCGGCATCGCGGTCCCGACGAGACGGACACCTGGGCCGACGCCGAGGTGGTCTACGGGTTCAACCGGCTCGCCTTCATCGACCTCGAGCACTCCCACCAGCCCCTGACCTGGGGCCCGCCGGAGTCGCCCGGCCGGTACACGATGAACTTCAACGGCGAGATCTACAACTACCTCGAACTGCGTGAGACGCTCGCCACCGAGCACGGCGCGAAGTTCAACACCGAGGGTGACGGCGAGGCCATCGTGGCCGCCTACCACTTCCTCGGCCCGGACGCGGTCAAGAAGCTGCGCGGCATGTTCGCCTTCATGATCTGGGACTCGCAGGAGAAGCTGGTCTACGGCGCGCGCGACCCGTTCGGCATCAAGCCGCTGTTCTACTCCGAGGGCCCCGGCGGCGTCGCGTTCTCCAGCGAGAAGAAGAGCCTGCTGGAGCTGTCGGACACCCTGGGGGTCAAGCAGCAGCTCGACCAGATCGCGCTGCAGCACTACCTGACCCTGCAGTACGTGCCCGAGCCCGAGTCGCTGCACCAGGGCGTGCGCCGGATCGAGTCGGGCACCTCGTTCACCGTCTCCCCCGGCGGCCAGGTCAAGACCGAGCGCTACTTCTTCCCCGAGTTCACCGCGAAGCCGGTCTCCGGGCCGAAGGGCTCCGAGGAGCTGTACGAGCGCATCTCGCAGGTCATGCAGGACTCGGTGGCCAAGCACATGATCGCCGACCCGGACGTGACCGTGGGCGCGTTCCTCTCCGGCGGCATCGACTCCACCGCCACCGCGGCGCTGGCCAAGCGGCACAACCCGAACCTGATCGCGTTCACCACCGGCTTCGAGCGCGAGGGCTACTCCGAGGTGGACGTGGCGGCCGAATCGGCCGAGGCGATCGGGGTCAAGCACGTCATCCGCACCGTCTCCAGCGACGAGATGATGGAGGCGCTGCCGCTGATCGTCTGGTACCTCGACGACCCGGTGGCCGACCCGGCGCTGGTGCCGCTGTGGTTCATCGCCCGCGAGGCCCGCAAGTACGTCAAGGCGGTGCTCTCCGGTGAGGGCTCCGACGAGCTGTTCGGCGGGTACACCATCTACCGCGAGCCGCTTTCGCTGGCGCGCTTCGAGAAGATGCCCGGAGCGGTGAAGAGCCTGCTGGGCAAGGTGTCCACCAAGATCCCGGAGGGCACCCGCGGCAAGGACCTGCTGCGGCGCGGTTCGTTGTCGCTGGAGGAGCGCTACTACGGCAACGCGCGCATCTTCCGCGAGGACCAGCTGCGCGGCGTGCTGCGCAACTTCACCGACGGCGTGGGGCACCAGGACGTCACCGAGCCGTGGTACCGGATCTCGCGGGACTGGGACCCGGTGGCGCGGATGCAGCACGTGGACCTGTTCACCTGGCTGCGCGGCGACATCCTGGTCAAGGCGGACAAGGTGACCATGGCGAACTCGCTGGAGCTGCGGGTGCCGTTCCTCGACGCCGAGGTGTTCAAGGTGGCCGCGAGCATCCCGCTCGAGGAGAAGATCACCCGCGAGACCACCAAGCACGCGCTGCGCCGCGCGCTGGACGGGATCGTGCCCGCGCACGTGCTGAACCGGCGCAAGCTGGGCTTCCCGGTGCCGATCCGGCACTGGCTGCGCACCGACATGTACGACTGGGCGCGCGGCATCGTCTCGGACTCGAAGACCGAGGAGCTGTTCGACAAGGCGGCCGTGCTGCGGATGCTCGAGGAGCACAAGGCGGGCACGCTGGACCACAGCCGCCGGATCTGGGCGCTGGTGGTCTTCATGATCTGGCACGGCATCTTCGTGGAGAACCGGATCAAGCCGGAGATCCCCGAGCCGGTCTACCCGGTCAAGCTCTGA